Within Ipomoea triloba cultivar NCNSP0323 chromosome 9, ASM357664v1, the genomic segment AGCTATAGGTTCATCACTCATAGAATTCTGCACTGCATTTGCTTGATTATTGTCTAGACCTCCTATGTTTATATTATTCAAGCTGATTTGCCTCTCAAGCTTCTCCGCCATTTGAAGACTTTGTAAACCTCCAACAAAGGATCCAATACAAGCACATTTGATTTCAGACTGTTGTAGTCTTCATTGAGTCCCTGCAAGAATAGGATTTCTTGATCCGTGTCTCTTTCCTTTTGGATTTTATTAGCAAGATCATAACTACATCTAGGATCACATTTACAGAGGGGAAATGGCCTTAAGGAGTTCATCTGCTCCCAcagtgttctacactttgtatAATAGTCATTAACAGATAGAGTACCTTGTTTTAGGTTGTAGATTTCACTCTGTAAGATCGAAATTCTATGCGCATCTTGTTGTGAAAAGCGTCTCCTCAGATCCTCCCATATATCCCTAGCCTTCTCAATATGCATTATACTCTAAGCTATGAATGGATGCACCGACTTGAATATCTATGCATAGATCATCAAGTTGCACCGTCTCTAGGGAGCGTAGCTAATCTGTTCTCTGTTCTGTGGTGGAATACTTCAATTAACAAATGACTACTTGTTCTTAACTTCTAAAGCAATTCTCATCTATATGCTCCAAGTTCTGTAGTTATCACTGCCTGTCAGTGCCAGACTTATGAGGACCATAGAAGGATTGTCATTGGCGCTTAAATGAAGCGGATTCTCCAAATCCTCTGTATTAAGGCTTCTGTTTGGCTGAAATGGCGAGTTCCTCTACGGAACTGTCTCTGAAATTGCATGAGCTGGAAATTGAGTGGTCGACGTGCGACCTAAACTCCTTGATTGGAATTGCCGATGCCGGTGATGGCGGCAACGTAGGAATTACGCCTCTACTCTAATACTATGATGATTAATGCTACATGCACGATGGAAAGAGGAAAGTAGATCAAGGTGATATTATTTAATGAGATATTTCAGTGTTACAGTTGGGAAGAAGAAGGTCCAGGAGAATACATACAAAGGTGACAGGGGTGGTTATAACCACCCAAGAAATAGAGATTTACATAAAATCCCTTTTGATATTTGTCAACCTTGCTATCCTCTGTCTGCTGAGCATGTATCATCCTCTAATACGAATAGCAGCTGATCAGCGAGAAGAAGTGAGGCAGTAGATCTGGCTACTGGTTATTTCTCTGGCAGCCACGACGGCAATCTTGAAGGTGACAACCAGCGTAGCAAATCGTGGATGACAACAGTGTACTCCGGTGGTGTGTGTTGACGGTGAAAAATAGAGGAGAGATAATTAAGATGGAAAATGATGGATTATAGTGGATTATAAAGTAAATgtctaatgatttttttttcggTACATCAGAAGCCCTCACAGGAGAGCATTATCTAATCCGTAAAGCCGGTGTGCCATGAGCGTCTGCGTTAAGAAGATCGTTTAACTCGATCGGGGCATTATGAAGGGTTAGAGTCCCCCAATCAATTATCTGGCCATGATTTGCAAGCCAATCAGCACATTTGTTCCCCTCTCTCTCAATATGAGAAGCCCGAAACCTGTGTAACTTTTTCACGAGATCCAAGCAATCCTTGATGAGCGAAGTAATCGTTGCTTCCCCGCTTAGCCCCCCATTCAAAATGGCCACTACTGCCGCCGAGTCCATTTCGACCCACACATTCTCGAACCCTCTCTCAGGCAGAGCCGTAGACCCTCCCTTAGGCCCCACAGCTCGGCCGAGAAGCTGTATGTCAACCCAATTTTTGAGGCAAAACCCTTAATCCATCTACCGCGATCATCCCGAACAAGTCCCCCGGCGCTCGCCAAACCTGAACTAACTTTCATTGCCCCATCAGTATTCAGCTTTACCCAACCTGGTTGAGGAGGTGACCAGCAAATCCATTTCTGGGCTCCGTTGGCGACACCTGCGTGCCTAGTGATAAGGTTCCTCGCTTCTGCAGCCATCTTACCAGCAAGCTCCACCACCTGATCTGGAGGCTCCCTTTTATCATTAAAGATTAAATTGTTGCTATCTTTCCAGATCATCCAAAGGACGTAGACAAAGGTGGAGTTCCATGCAGACCCATCCGTCATCGTTTTCTTGCTTAGACAATTATTCTTCACCCATGCGTCCATAGGTGAGTACCTCACTAGCTCTACACCACCTCTGGCCTTTGCGAGATTCTAACATTCCATCGCGAAATTACATTCCTGGAAAAGGTGCGATGTTGATTCGGCCTCGTCCCAGCAACGCGAACAGAAGTCGTCATCAGTTAGGTTCCTCTTCTTTCTTTCCACATTGGTGAGGAGTTTGTCTTTCATGAGGAGCCAAATGAAAGTCTTGACCTTTTCTACGCAGTTGAGCTTCCAAATCCACGCTCAGGCCTCACCTTCTTCGAAAGTTCCTGCAATCAAATTGTAAGCAGAGTTGACGGAAAACTTACCTGAGGTGCAGTTCGGCCAGACCAGCCTATCGACCGTATCCTCCTCCACCGGGATGGGAATGGCGCGGATTTTATTAACGATATCTACCGGGATGACATCTTTCATGGCGTCCACATCCCAACTGCGATCACCTGTTATGAAGTCCGAGACTTTAGTATTGTATATTGGCTCCGGAATGTCAATATCCATTTCAAGACCGAGGGGTTTGTCATTCACCCACCAATTTTGTCAATATCATTGCACGTACCTGAGGGGAGGGCCATTGTCTGCATAGTGTAAACTGGAACCATGCCTAGGGCCGATTGTACAAGGATTCTTCTTCCTGCTAAGCTTAGAGTCCCTACCTTCCAATTGGCCAATTTTTTCCTCATGTTATCAAGGA encodes:
- the LOC116029694 gene encoding uncharacterized protein LOC116029694, giving the protein MTDGSAWNSTFVYVLWMIWKDSNNLIFNDKREPPDQVVELAGKMAAEARNLITRHAGVANGAQKWICWSPPQPGWVKLNTDGAMKLLGRAVGPKGGSTALPERGFENVWVEMDSAAVVAILNGGLSGEATITSLIKDCLDLVKKLHRFRASHIEREGNKCADWLANHGQIIDWGTLTLHNAPIELNDLLNADAHGTPALRIR